A segment of the Streptococcus dysgalactiae subsp. dysgalactiae genome:
GTTTTATCATCACGCAGAGCTGTTGCCCCTAGATTACTTGTCATGATAATAATGGTGTTTGAGAAGTCCACTTTACGCCCACGACTATCTGTCAACATGCCGTCATCAAGCACTTGTAAGAGTATGTTGAAAATATCAGGGTGAGCTTTTTCCACCTCGTCAAAGAGGAGCACGGAGTAAGGCTTGTTTCTGACCTTCTCTGTTAATTCACCACCTTCATCGTAACCGACATAGCCTGGAGGTGCGCCATTAAGACGAGAAGCCGCAAATTTTTCCATATACTCTGACATATCAAAGCGGATAAGGGCAGACGCGTCGTCAAAGAGAACTTCTGCCAAGGCTTTAGCCAACTCAGTCTTACCAACCCCTGTTGGACCAAGGAACATGAAGGAACCAATCGGACGTTTACCTGTACGGATGCCTGACTGATTACGACGAATCGCTCGAGAAATAGCTGAGACAGCATCTTTTTGCCCAATCACGCGCTTATGCAGTTCTTTTTCCAAATTAAGGTATTTTTTGCTATCAGCTTGGCTGAGTTTTTCCAGTGGAATACCTGATAGCTTGCTCAAGGTTGTCAGGATATCCTCTTCTGTCACAGCTGTTGGCTTACGATGTTGTCCTTTAACGTCTTTTGCCAACAAACGAGAGGCCTTCTTCATATCGCCATCAATCAAAGCTTGATCTAATGGCGTGATGATTTCTGGACTGGTTTTTTTAACCATACCTTGGACAGTAGCACTAGCTTCATCTAGCAAATCAATGGCAGAATCTGGAAGGTTTTTGCTGGTCAGATAGCGATGTGCCATTTTCACAGCAGTTCTAACAGCCTGATCAGCAATGGTCACATTATGGTAAGTCTCGTAAGAGCCTTTTAACCCGATCAGAATCTGATAAGCATCTTCTACATTAGGCTCTTCAATTAAAATCTTAGCAAAGCGACGCGAAAGAGCGGCATCTTTTTCAATGTGTTTTTGGTATTCTTCCTGCGTTGTTGCACCCACCATATGGAGGGTTCCGCGAGATAAGGCTGGTTTTAAAATATTGGCAGCATCAAGTGTGCTATCAATACCACTTCCTGATCCCATAATGGTGTGCAATTCATCTACGAAGAGAATAATCTTGCCATCTGACTCAATATCGTCAATGATTTGATTCATGCGCTCTTCAAAATCCCCACGAAAACGGGTCCCCGCAACAACACTCATCATATCTAATTCTAGAACACGCATGTCTTGCAGTTCATAAGGAATAGCACCATTAGCAATACGTTGGGCAAGACCATAGGCAAGGGCCGTTT
Coding sequences within it:
- a CDS encoding ATP-dependent Clp protease ATP-binding subunit is translated as MIMYSLKMQEIFRQAQFQAARFDSQYLETWHILLAMARVDHSLAGLVLSEFDAKVAVEEYEAAAILAMGKSPKDQVSHIDFRPQSKTLTNLLQFAQAISQVTKDQEVGSEHVLFAVLLNPDIMATRLLEMAGYAIKDKGNGEPRLADLRKAIEIHAGYSKEMIKAIHELRKPKKTKNQGSFSDMMKPPSTAGDLADFTRDLTEMASQGLLEPVIGRDAEVSRMIQVLSRKTKNNPVLVGDAGVGKTALAYGLAQRIANGAIPYELQDMRVLELDMMSVVAGTRFRGDFEERMNQIIDDIESDGKIILFVDELHTIMGSGSGIDSTLDAANILKPALSRGTLHMVGATTQEEYQKHIEKDAALSRRFAKILIEEPNVEDAYQILIGLKGSYETYHNVTIADQAVRTAVKMAHRYLTSKNLPDSAIDLLDEASATVQGMVKKTSPEIITPLDQALIDGDMKKASRLLAKDVKGQHRKPTAVTEEDILTTLSKLSGIPLEKLSQADSKKYLNLEKELHKRVIGQKDAVSAISRAIRRNQSGIRTGKRPIGSFMFLGPTGVGKTELAKALAEVLFDDASALIRFDMSEYMEKFAASRLNGAPPGYVGYDEGGELTEKVRNKPYSVLLFDEVEKAHPDIFNILLQVLDDGMLTDSRGRKVDFSNTIIIMTSNLGATALRDDKTVGFGAKGISHDHQAMEKRILEELKKTYRPEFINRIDEKVVFHSLTQDNMREVVKIMVQPLMTTLAEKGITLKFQPMALKYLSEEGYDVEMGARPLRRTLQTQVEDKLSELILAGELASGHTLKIGLSHGKLSFNIE